One genomic window of Variovorax sp. RA8 includes the following:
- a CDS encoding ATP-dependent DNA helicase produces MARARSAVPASAPTAPAPAPAPAALASAPAQEELDDLTAVAPAAPVPKGFGFGFKASASESTLPLGFGGMAKPAPEETHVGIVKSVAIYGDWAVGYMDTQERESLKITGSAVAHLKEGLEYALTGSMKVHPSHGQQLDVVSFEPHIQPDVQSMARFIAANFSGIGKKLAEKYLSKVKDEGGDEGLEALRLKLVNEPWTVTFESVSNRKTSFGDKNATPGDSDNPTALADSPEIPYIERMLATKFGALRELKAAAMKLLAMNLFSEAKKLKDDSRPITEVAAALLAKNPYSPMRTIPGYGFRSADAIGKAMNIPRDAPVRLTALASFLVMEECDSAGHVFVGEPQLRNRLAKTEPMISLETLIEYATDSGDLRIEEDEQGNRRIYPAKLYEAEVRLAEDLHGMLVSAKPLLRRRTYEQFRTKAIEVSQRLLGYELDEDQMKALYGIATSESRLHVVTAGPGCGKTAIMEVFSAMMSHKDWAFAAPTGKAAKVLSARVERNGYSASTLHSLLKGSPEGGFMVNRNSPLGCQILVVDEGTMPTLSLFEAATAALRPDAHLIILGDPGVDGLAGQLPSIGAGRVLSDIIRLPGVDHHHLTATKRNSGAILETVNQIRQYSLGCEDGPGVTFSHGLPPAARYFETVAAKYVERAQANGIENVVLLMSRRSGSADEPTWCTDYANARLRDLLNPHAVKIPGTASLHVNDRIVIRDNMTLGEDEDGNDIRVVNGDTGTITRFQPHNDPKRRGPQYVVIKLDDGRFIQFPGDSLKDLQHSYAATVHMAQGSEYKDVMLVMTPGQASFMNANMFLTGASRAREGLWIYGDDAELRRIAATKLPARNTTLVERVNEKLAQTLSNIDDAGAEGDRPKG; encoded by the coding sequence GTGGCCCGCGCTCGGTCCGCGGTACCCGCCTCCGCTCCAACCGCGCCGGCACCTGCCCCGGCGCCGGCGGCGCTGGCGTCTGCCCCTGCTCAGGAAGAGCTGGACGACCTGACCGCGGTTGCGCCGGCCGCCCCGGTGCCGAAGGGTTTCGGCTTCGGGTTCAAGGCGTCCGCCAGCGAGTCGACGCTTCCGCTGGGCTTCGGCGGCATGGCCAAACCCGCTCCCGAAGAGACTCACGTGGGGATCGTCAAGAGCGTCGCTATCTACGGCGACTGGGCCGTTGGCTACATGGACACGCAGGAGCGCGAGTCCCTGAAGATCACCGGCTCGGCCGTGGCGCATCTGAAGGAAGGGCTCGAGTACGCCCTGACCGGGAGCATGAAGGTGCACCCGAGCCACGGGCAGCAGCTCGATGTCGTGAGCTTCGAGCCGCACATCCAGCCCGACGTCCAATCCATGGCGCGCTTCATCGCCGCTAACTTCTCGGGCATCGGCAAGAAGCTCGCCGAGAAGTACCTCAGCAAGGTCAAGGACGAAGGCGGCGACGAGGGCCTGGAGGCGCTGCGGCTGAAGCTCGTCAACGAGCCGTGGACTGTCACTTTCGAGTCGGTATCCAACCGGAAGACCAGCTTCGGGGACAAGAACGCCACTCCTGGCGATTCCGACAACCCGACCGCACTCGCTGACTCGCCCGAGATCCCCTACATCGAACGCATGCTCGCCACCAAGTTTGGCGCGCTGCGCGAGCTGAAGGCCGCGGCGATGAAGCTGCTGGCGATGAACCTCTTCTCGGAGGCGAAGAAGCTCAAGGACGACTCCCGTCCGATCACCGAGGTGGCCGCGGCCCTTCTCGCGAAGAATCCGTACAGCCCCATGCGCACGATCCCGGGCTACGGTTTCCGTAGCGCCGACGCGATCGGCAAGGCGATGAACATCCCGCGCGACGCTCCCGTGCGGCTTACGGCCCTCGCCTCTTTCCTTGTGATGGAGGAATGCGACTCGGCCGGCCACGTCTTTGTGGGCGAGCCGCAGCTGCGCAACCGCCTGGCCAAGACCGAACCGATGATCTCGTTGGAGACGCTGATCGAGTACGCCACCGATAGCGGTGACCTGCGCATCGAGGAAGACGAGCAAGGCAACCGCCGGATCTACCCGGCCAAACTCTACGAGGCCGAGGTCCGCCTGGCCGAAGATCTGCACGGCATGCTCGTGTCGGCCAAGCCCTTGCTGCGCCGGCGAACCTACGAGCAGTTCCGCACCAAGGCCATCGAGGTGAGCCAGCGCCTGCTGGGCTACGAGCTCGACGAGGACCAGATGAAGGCCCTCTACGGCATCGCGACCAGCGAATCACGCCTGCACGTCGTGACGGCAGGTCCAGGCTGCGGCAAGACCGCCATCATGGAGGTCTTCAGCGCCATGATGTCCCACAAGGACTGGGCGTTCGCCGCCCCGACCGGCAAGGCCGCCAAGGTCCTGTCGGCGCGCGTCGAGCGCAACGGCTACTCGGCTTCCACCCTGCACTCGCTGCTCAAGGGTAGCCCCGAAGGCGGCTTCATGGTCAACCGGAATAGCCCCCTCGGCTGCCAGATCCTCGTTGTCGACGAAGGCACGATGCCGACGCTGTCCCTCTTCGAGGCCGCCACCGCTGCTCTGCGGCCGGATGCGCACCTGATCATCCTGGGCGACCCCGGTGTCGACGGCTTGGCCGGCCAGCTGCCTTCCATCGGCGCGGGCCGCGTGCTCAGCGACATCATCCGCCTGCCTGGCGTGGACCACCACCACCTCACCGCTACGAAGCGCAACTCCGGCGCGATCCTGGAGACTGTGAACCAGATCCGCCAGTATTCGCTCGGGTGCGAGGACGGCCCCGGGGTCACCTTCTCCCACGGCCTGCCGCCGGCGGCTCGCTACTTCGAGACCGTGGCCGCCAAGTACGTCGAGCGTGCGCAGGCCAATGGCATCGAAAACGTGGTGCTGCTCATGTCGCGCCGCAGCGGCTCCGCCGACGAGCCCACCTGGTGCACTGACTACGCCAACGCCCGCCTGCGCGACCTGCTGAACCCGCACGCCGTCAAGATCCCCGGCACCGCCTCCCTGCACGTGAACGACCGGATCGTGATCCGCGACAACATGACGCTCGGCGAGGACGAGGACGGCAACGACATCCGCGTGGTCAACGGCGACACCGGGACGATCACACGCTTCCAGCCCCACAACGATCCGAAGCGCCGCGGCCCGCAGTACGTGGTCATCAAGCTCGACGACGGACGCTTCATCCAGTTCCCGGGCGACTCGCTCAAGGACCTGCAGCACAGCTACGCCGCGACGGTGCACATGGCACAAGGCAGCGAATACAAGGACGTGATGCTCGTCATGACCCCCGGACAAGCGTCCTTCATGAACGCGAACATGTTCCTGACGGGCGCGAGCCGCGCGCGAGAGGGCCTGTGGATCTACGGCGACGACGCTGAGCTGCGCCGGATCGCCGCCACGAAGCTGCCCGCCCGGAACACGACGCTGGTGGAGCGCGTCAACGAGAAGCTCGCCCAGACGCTCAGCAACATCGACGACGCCGGCGCGGAAGGGGATCGGCCCAAGGGCTGA
- a CDS encoding GIY-YIG nuclease family protein: MTNFNSGNDGLLSIVPTAPREMRGGWIYILMTRSDGNRVKIGKTKNNPIERLAKLRCGDPYLAMIGSFFVPESMGEIKHIEQWVHDWFEGSRIRFAEHIRPYGNMPAHWLDDGDLIAYSEWFKMDVLDASGYLQQALEKCLEVDRIYLANWYSAGSYPTGLAFYTQEMLTEMFGRPVNVDDDYELGDQPDGRIPW; encoded by the coding sequence ATGACAAACTTCAATTCCGGCAACGACGGGCTGCTTTCCATCGTCCCGACTGCGCCAAGAGAAATGCGTGGAGGGTGGATCTACATTTTGATGACACGCAGCGACGGAAACAGGGTCAAGATTGGAAAGACCAAGAACAATCCGATTGAGCGATTGGCGAAGCTTCGATGCGGTGACCCTTACTTGGCAATGATCGGGTCGTTTTTCGTTCCTGAATCAATGGGTGAGATCAAGCACATCGAACAGTGGGTGCATGATTGGTTTGAAGGCAGCCGCATTAGGTTTGCAGAGCACATTCGACCATACGGCAACATGCCCGCACACTGGCTTGATGACGGCGACCTAATCGCTTACTCCGAGTGGTTCAAGATGGACGTGCTTGATGCTTCAGGCTATTTGCAACAGGCACTTGAAAAATGCCTCGAAGTCGATCGGATTTACTTGGCGAATTGGTATAGCGCCGGCTCCTATCCAACCGGGCTTGCCTTCTACACCCAAGAGATGCTGACGGAAATGTTCGGACGGCCTGTAAATGTGGATGACGACTACGAGCTAGGCGATCAGCCTGACGGTCGCATACCTTGGTAA
- a CDS encoding HNH endonuclease: MKPQVLQLDIQGTPQAWISQEQAASHYATGAVVWEDGAGPLATMRGGFNVARGIQSRIDISPIIALKGCAKVNLFDQAPAFSRRKLFVRDRHTCAYCAQRFREQDLTVEHILPESRGGAWDFMNCVSACKACNSLKAARTPEEAGMKLVYLPYVPSRFEDFLLAGRNVRADVHEWLASRLPKGSRLC; the protein is encoded by the coding sequence ATGAAGCCCCAAGTCCTACAGCTCGACATCCAGGGAACGCCGCAGGCCTGGATCTCGCAAGAGCAAGCTGCATCGCACTACGCCACCGGCGCCGTCGTCTGGGAAGACGGCGCGGGGCCGCTGGCCACGATGCGCGGGGGCTTCAATGTGGCGCGCGGCATTCAGTCCCGCATCGACATCTCGCCGATCATTGCCCTGAAGGGCTGCGCCAAAGTGAACCTGTTCGACCAGGCGCCGGCCTTCAGCCGACGCAAGCTGTTCGTGCGCGACCGCCACACGTGCGCCTACTGCGCGCAGCGCTTCCGCGAGCAGGACCTGACCGTCGAGCACATCCTCCCGGAGAGCCGCGGCGGTGCCTGGGACTTCATGAACTGCGTAAGCGCATGCAAGGCATGCAACTCGCTCAAGGCAGCGCGTACCCCCGAGGAAGCCGGCATGAAGCTGGTGTACCTCCCCTACGTGCCGAGCCGCTTCGAGGACTTCCTTCTGGCAGGCCGGAACGTGCGGGCCGACGTGCACGAGTGGCTGGCGAGCCGGCTGCCGAAGGGGTCTCGGCTGTGCTGA
- a CDS encoding short-chain dehydrogenase, which yields MRLTTSHRRPANRKAVPGSKPRNPVVQAVVHGFGTMTGKRHRDAERARERFEKLDFDQRVREVGEW from the coding sequence ATGCGACTCACCACCAGCCATCGCCGGCCGGCGAACCGCAAAGCGGTGCCTGGCTCCAAGCCCCGCAACCCCGTCGTGCAGGCCGTCGTTCACGGCTTCGGCACGATGACGGGCAAGCGCCACCGGGACGCCGAGCGAGCTCGCGAACGCTTCGAGAAGCTCGACTTCGATCAGCGCGTGCGCGAGGTCGGCGAGTGGTAG
- a CDS encoding RNA ligase family protein, which translates to MEPRLLTRDAFRDAVFSRDGHGCVFCDRRAVDAHHILERRLWADGGYYLANGASVCEEHHLACEMTTISVEMVRDACGIRKPVIPSHLYDDQVYDKWGNPVMANGTRLKGELFFDESVQKILASAGVLGDFSDRIKYPRTHHAPWSDGMHGDDRRIASMDAFVGKRVIVTEKKDGENTTLYSDGMHARSVDGRHHDSRNWVKGMVWARIAADLPPGWRLCGENLYARHSIEYRDLPSYFMGFSIWDECNTRLGWDETKEWFELLGIVSVPVLYDGIYDERLIRGLYDSKRDWARSEGYVITVADAISYGQFRTHVAKVVRANHVQTTAHWMHGQRIIPNGLARVATETVPARA; encoded by the coding sequence ATGGAACCGCGGCTTCTCACGCGCGACGCATTCCGCGACGCCGTGTTCTCCAGGGACGGTCACGGCTGTGTGTTCTGCGATCGGCGTGCCGTGGATGCCCACCACATCCTCGAGCGTCGGCTCTGGGCCGATGGCGGCTACTACCTCGCCAACGGCGCCTCCGTCTGCGAGGAGCATCACCTGGCCTGCGAGATGACAACCATCTCGGTGGAGATGGTGCGCGACGCCTGCGGCATCCGCAAGCCCGTGATCCCTTCGCACCTCTACGACGACCAGGTCTATGACAAGTGGGGCAACCCGGTCATGGCCAACGGCACCAGGTTGAAGGGCGAGCTCTTCTTCGACGAGAGCGTGCAGAAGATCCTGGCATCCGCCGGCGTCCTCGGCGACTTCAGCGACAGGATCAAGTATCCGCGCACGCATCACGCCCCGTGGTCGGATGGCATGCACGGCGACGATCGCCGCATCGCCAGCATGGACGCCTTCGTCGGCAAGCGCGTGATCGTCACCGAGAAGAAGGACGGCGAGAACACGACGCTCTACTCGGACGGCATGCATGCCCGTTCCGTTGACGGCCGCCATCATGACAGCCGCAACTGGGTGAAGGGCATGGTCTGGGCCCGCATCGCCGCCGATCTGCCGCCAGGCTGGCGCTTGTGCGGCGAGAACCTCTATGCGCGTCATTCGATCGAGTATCGAGACCTCCCCAGCTACTTCATGGGCTTCTCGATCTGGGATGAATGCAACACACGCCTGGGCTGGGACGAAACCAAGGAATGGTTCGAGCTGCTCGGGATCGTGAGCGTCCCGGTACTCTACGACGGGATTTACGACGAGCGCCTCATTCGTGGGCTGTACGACAGCAAGCGGGACTGGGCGCGCAGCGAGGGCTACGTCATCACCGTCGCGGACGCCATCAGCTACGGGCAGTTCCGCACCCATGTCGCAAAGGTCGTTCGCGCGAATCACGTGCAGACGACCGCGCACTGGATGCATGGCCAAAGGATCATCCCGAACGGCCTGGCGCGCGTCGCCACAGAGACTGTCCCTGCTCGTGCTTGA
- a CDS encoding DUF6988 family protein — MPIEQILRRSEELDDTIVRMLDSDSYPVYGPDRLRMGLSVTAASLSLEHARALRLLVAGGFVSSAVPTMRMQFEATTRSAWLLFAASDTQVALAGAPLTEESEEAARGLPMATDMIKALAKVAATVPAANAPAVMLGQFNKMQRNALNSFVHGGIHALRRHEEGYPVQLVRQLVECSNGLVTIGAMLLAILSGDSVLARRMNYVHQGFEDCITPMLPT, encoded by the coding sequence ATGCCCATCGAGCAGATCCTACGCCGTTCGGAAGAGCTTGACGACACCATCGTCCGGATGCTCGACTCCGATAGCTACCCCGTGTATGGTCCCGACAGGTTGCGAATGGGCCTGAGCGTCACAGCCGCATCCCTCTCACTGGAGCATGCCCGCGCGCTGCGCCTGCTGGTCGCCGGCGGCTTTGTCTCTTCGGCCGTGCCGACCATGCGGATGCAGTTCGAAGCGACAACGCGTTCGGCCTGGCTGCTCTTCGCGGCGAGCGACACCCAGGTCGCCCTCGCCGGTGCGCCGCTCACCGAAGAGAGCGAGGAGGCTGCGCGCGGCCTGCCAATGGCGACCGACATGATCAAGGCACTTGCGAAGGTGGCCGCGACCGTGCCAGCTGCGAACGCCCCGGCAGTCATGCTTGGGCAGTTCAACAAGATGCAGCGCAACGCCCTCAATTCCTTCGTGCACGGCGGCATCCATGCGCTGCGCCGCCATGAGGAGGGCTACCCGGTTCAGCTCGTGCGCCAGCTCGTGGAGTGCTCGAACGGCCTGGTGACGATCGGCGCGATGTTGCTGGCGATTCTGTCAGGAGACAGCGTGCTCGCGCGGCGAATGAACTACGTGCACCAGGGGTTCGAGGACTGCATCACGCCGATGCTGCCCACCTGA